The genomic interval TCGTAGATCGTTTGCAATTCAGCGATCTTGGTCTCGCTCTCAATATTCAGCAGACTGTCCTTCAATGATTCTGATTTTTTCAGCGCCTCAAATGCCAACTCGACCTGCCCGGCTTTCTTATAAGATTCAGACATGTACTGATAGGCCAATTGACGACCCTGCGCGTAACCGGCCGAATCGGCCAGCGCTACCGATCGCAAAAAATAGGGAATGGCCTCATTGTATTTTTTTTGAAAGGAAAACAAATGACCCAGATTGAGATAGCTGTCACTCATTTGTTTTTTATTATCAAAAGCAGAATCGATCAGGATAGTGCGGCGAAAATAGGCAAAGGCCTTTGCAAAATCAGGCGGGGATCCATACATGTAACAATTCCCCATGTTGTCGTAAAACATGGCCTTGGAGAATGCGTTATTGGTTTCTTCCGCAATTTGAATCCCGAGGCTATCCAATTGCAGGGCCTCATTTATTTTTCCCTGCATGCCATAAATGTTGGCGAGGGTGTGGAGTGCTGTTAAACGAAGGCGAGGGGCCTGTGGCGTTTGCAGGTCATTCAGCATATCCAGCGCTTCCCGGATATAAACCTCAGCTTGGGGGAGTTTATCCTGGGATTGGTACACCATCCCGATATTAAGCCGCGAGGCGATCATACCATTCTGATCATTGATCTTTTCGCGGATGCTGAGGGCACGGAACTGCACTTCAAGAGCTTCCGCATGTTTTCCCAATTGCCAAAGTACGGTACCCTGTGCGCCATAGGTGTTCCCCATCATTGAATCGTTGCGGGTCTTCTCACTTAAGAGCCGGCATTCTTCAAAATAATTCATGGCGGTTCGGTACCGGGCCTTTACAGCCTGGGCCTGTCCCATGGCATAGTTGGCAAGTAAGAGGGAATAGTCCGAGCCTTTTTCTTTGGCCAGGGTATAGGCCTTATCCGCAAGAAGAAAACAGCTATCGGCATTGGTATTGCGCATTTCCACCGACTGACGGGCATACCGTTCAATCAGGGTATTCACTTCTTCCTTCTGGGCATCCGCGGAAAGGACGAGGAATAAGCAGGCCAATATGAGGGCATAACGGGTGGCAGGCATAGTGTGTTGTAAAATACTATAATCCCAACACATCCTTCATGGTGAACAAACCTTTTTTCCCCTGCAGGAATTCGGCGGCCAATACCGCACCCAGGGCAAAACCGGTGCGGTTATGCGCCGTGTGGATGATCTCAATATCATCAATGGCCGAGCTGTAGCGCACTTTATGGGTACCTGGCGCGGGGTCTATGCGCGCACTCACGATCTCAAGGTCTTTGGGATTGTCACTGTTCTGGTTGACCCAGGTATTCTTTCTTTTTATTTTTTCGAGTACCTGTTCTGCCAGGGTAATGGCGGTTCCGCTCGGGGCATCTCTTTTCTGGGTATGATGGATCTCTTCCAATTGTACATCATAATCATCATGGGGAGCCATCAGTTCGGCCAATCGTTTATTCAGTTCAAAAAAGATATTGACACCCACGCTAAAATTACTGGCATATATAAACGATCCTTTTGTCTCTGCCCGGAGTGATTCGATCTCTTTCCACCTATCAAGCCAGCCGGTGGAGCCGCATACCAACGGAATGCCCCATGTCAATACCTGCTTTACATTCTCAAAGGCACTATGCGGGCCCGTGAACTCAATGGCCACATCGGCTTTTTTCAGATTGGCTTCACTGAAATCGGCCAGGTTCTCATCATTGACCTTTAATACAATTTCATGTCCGCGCTGCAAAGCGATCTCTTCAATGGCTTTGCCCATTTTGCCGTATCCAATTAAAGCAATCTTCATATATATTATCAAGAGTTAAAATTCGTGCTATTATTTCTTCCCGATAGTAAACACCAACCCCACACCTGCCGTTCTCAAAT from Chitinophagales bacterium carries:
- the dapB gene encoding 4-hydroxy-tetrahydrodipicolinate reductase, with product MKIALIGYGKMGKAIEEIALQRGHEIVLKVNDENLADFSEANLKKADVAIEFTGPHSAFENVKQVLTWGIPLVCGSTGWLDRWKEIESLRAETKGSFIYASNFSVGVNIFFELNKRLAELMAPHDDYDVQLEEIHHTQKRDAPSGTAITLAEQVLEKIKRKNTWVNQNSDNPKDLEIVSARIDPAPGTHKVRYSSAIDDIEIIHTAHNRTGFALGAVLAAEFLQGKKGLFTMKDVLGL
- a CDS encoding sensor histidine kinase: MPATRYALILACLFLVLSADAQKEEVNTLIERYARQSVEMRNTNADSCFLLADKAYTLAKEKGSDYSLLLANYAMGQAQAVKARYRTAMNYFEECRLLSEKTRNDSMMGNTYGAQGTVLWQLGKHAEALEVQFRALSIREKINDQNGMIASRLNIGMVYQSQDKLPQAEVYIREALDMLNDLQTPQAPRLRLTALHTLANIYGMQGKINEALQLDSLGIQIAEETNNAFSKAMFYDNMGNCYMYGSPPDFAKAFAYFRRTILIDSAFDNKKQMSDSYLNLGHLFSFQKKYNEAIPYFLRSVALADSAGYAQGRQLAYQYMSESYKKAGQVELAFEALKKSESLKDSLLNIESETKIAELQTIYETEKKQKQIELQQTQLSKKNYIIGGTVLILLLTAFSGYLIYRRYRLRQKHQLQQEIMHQQEIATRAVMEAEESERQRIAKDLHDGVGQMMSAAKMNLSALESELTIADPGQRASLDKIIGLVDESCKEVRTVSHNMMPNVLLKKGLASAIGDFLEKIESKVLKVHLHTEGLQDRIDSNVEIVLYRVIQECVNNVIKHAGATHLDISIIRDKDGISATIEDNGKGFAVLDEANGDGMGLKNIRTRVEFLKGTVDFDSAPGKGTLVAVHVPLS